The genomic interval GCTTGAAAAATAtggtattaaccttagttgttctcAAGTGTTTTCATCTGAAGTTGCTGTTTATTTGTATGAGTATACCCTGGTTCTTGCCCAATAAACTTTATCTGAAATGAAACATCTGAAAATCTCTTCACATGTATGACTCTGTTATGGACTTTTACAGAAGCACACACTGTCTGGTATAAACATAAACTTTAGTCAATAAAGGAAaaacttgtttttgtttacaacatGATCATCATATGCAAATTACAGTTTTCTGCTTTCTGTTTTTGCAGATTTTTTTGCACCACGAAAAAAAGAAGTGTGCTTACGATGTGATTCACAAATACACCAACGACCGTATAAAGGAACGACATGAAAACTTTAACTCGAATCTTATTAGGGATTACGCTGATGTGCACCTGAACTTGAAAAGTGAAACTCCCTCACGAGATAATTATCAaggtaaatattaaacattttttccgCAAAATTTAATCTACACATAGCAGGCTGTAATTACGTGAAAGACAAGATTTTCACCGTTTTATAcactttatttcttttttttttgtaatgtttaaatgacactcactttccagccatatcagtatgAAAGTGATAAGAGTTTATGTCGAATCAAAGTTCGTTTTATAAATCGACTTTTTCTTAGTAGAGCTGTTATTATGTCAAGTCGAGGTATAGAGCTAATATTAAACGcacattaacactcaaaatcaataaatattgtgTACAATATTTCCAAACGTaaagtttacacataaaaaaattaTAGCAATAGTAAAATTTTTCAAtgctagatgttgtctggtaacatagatttaacaagatacaacatGCTCTTTTTTGTGGGAAAGTATATTCAACACGTGTTCATGCGCCAGGttattgttcgtgtgtcgtatgaatcgataacGTTGTATGAAATTTGAATGAAATACATTGTGCCACTAAAAAATATAAGCtaacattttgtatctcgttaaatctatgtttccaTACCACATCGAGCGTTGAAATTTTaattattgctataaggaacactgattctgtatgggttaactttattttacgactAACGTTCCGACATATTCGTTGAATTTGAGTATATGTGTTactttaatacgaaataaacgcgaAAGAAACTTTCCACTGAcatgactggaaagtgagcgttataaaaacataatacaagtaataaagtgtATAAAACGTCGAAAAATACTTGCCTCTGCATGGGCGTCGCAAACTTTTTTTTACTATCACATGATAACTCCCTctaactctctctctctctctctcgctctcgctCTCCCTCACCCTCaacctctctctctctctcgctctcccTCATCAGCAACGTCTCTCTCCCTCTCTGACATGCATGTGAAGAGATTTTCAGTTCTTCTATTTCAACTAGAAATTTTGCAATAACCGGGATATATACATACAAGTAAAGAGAACTTAAGATGCACCTGCAAGAGAGAAAACCGTTTTCATGTAATACTCTCCGTCCCTCAgtcccccccccacacacacacaccctctctttctctctctctcttttatAAACATCAATCTTTTACAAAAAGTGTGATATTCTTGCAAACAATGGTGCTGTATTATGTGTGAGAGATTTTTTTCACTTCACTGTTTGTGTTTGCATTTCAAAAAGGAACATAAGCAATTCATTGGCtgacatatgttgttgttgtagtgaACAGCAGCTTTGAGCTCATGACCACAATTTTCGCAACCGGAGTCGTTTCGATTTCTAACGCCCTCATGTGGACGATTTTATATATGCAAGAGTACCCGGATGTCCAGAACAAGTGTCGAGATGTGttaaatgaggtaaaaaaaaTCCTTACATAAGTAATTTGTTTCGGATATACCTGTCAATGTCAGTGTCCGAAGTCAGGATTGCTTCATATGTAAAgtattttatatgtattattcaatattaGCCAGTCGTTCAAATGAAATATCCCGATTTACTTGTAACActtgtgtaaataaaaactcaAAAAGAATGCGAATGACAAAAAtggtatagtgttttttttatgaaaacctGTTTTAAAACGATATGCTTATCATTTAAACCAATTATCTATATCACAGGGTTGCGTGACTTCAGTGTGATTTATGTCAGCTATTTTGTTTGGTGGAACTATTCCCTGTTCAGCTTTCTGACCATAGTTAGTTTTGACCCAAGTGGAAATTTAGTTGTTTTATCGCAAAAGAGCATGCTGTGTTCTtgcaaataaaacaagcaaattcgttgaattgatattcccgcTATAGCTAAAAAACTTGTGATAGACGGACGGATGGGCAGACGgacgggcagacggacggacagaaggacggacaatGCCAGAACTATAGAACAACAAGTCCGATAACATTTtggttttaagctcacctgagcacaacgtgcacATGATGGGCTTATGTGATTACCCTTTGTCTGTCAAGCATCGTCCGTCGTTAACATTAATCTTtgtaacactctggaggccacatttattgcccaatctttatgaaacctgGTCTAAACATTTGtccaataatatgttggacgagtttgaaaatggttctgattggtagaaaaacattgctgccaggcagcggggcagttttcttcaAATGGCTATATATAAACCTTGTTAATATTATTTGAGTCACATGTTTTGTCCATTTTtatgatacttggtcagaacatgcGTCTTAATAATATCTGTGACGAGTTCGAAAACGGGTCCCGGACCCGTTGGTTTGAAAAAAGGCCGCCAAGAGTCGGGGcagttttacttatatggctatatttaaaacttgtaaacactctagaagtcccatttatttccaatctttatgaaattatgCAGAACATTTGATGTAATTGATAGCTTTcatgagtttgaaaatatttcCGATCTGTGGAAAAAATGGCTCatccaggggacggggcatttttgcttataatgcttagtaaaaccttgttaacactctagaaatcattgttttcgatcttcgtgaaacttggttaAACATGTGTTATAattatatcttggctgagttccaAACTGCTTTggttccgttgaaaaacatggccatcaggcgGGACACTGTTCTTTAAATAGCTATTGTTAGacattgttaatactctagaagtcccatttttggtcaaatattaatgaaacttggtcagaaaatctTTTGTAATTAAAGCTCggctaagttcgaaaatggtcatggtTCGTATAAAAACACAACATGGCCCATAGGGAGCGGGGCATTGATCCTTGAATGGCTTTAGtgaaaccctgttaacactcttaaagttatattttggtGCAATTGAAATGAAAGTAAGTACGAACACTTGCTATAGTTTCTTCTAAAGCCAGTTCTAAAATTCTTCCGGTTTGATGATAAACCTTGCCGCTGGAGGCCAGGTCAGGTTTCCcaatatggctttagtgaaaaatTGTTGACGCTATATTAACCACATGTATTGGACAATCgggatgaaacttggtcaattaATGATCAGCTGGGATTGAAACCGGGTAATGTGAGCTCAAAACtaagtcacttggtcaaataaaacaacatatttatactCTTGAAGTCACACtttttttccaatctttatgaatcaGCTCGCACTTTCTCAGAATAGTCTTGTTTCTTCGTATCTCAGgagagcgccttagggcccacgAGCCTCTTGCTATATTTTCAAATTGCATGTGTATATATAAGCTagtcaaattataaaaatattaataagttGGGAAACATCACAGAAACTGGCTTAACTTTTCTTTATAATTTCAGCCGTCTTCAAGAGTAAATTGAAATAACGTCAATTTTCTTTTCCAGATATGCGGGCATAGTAATGTATATTGGTCTGATAGGAAAAATGTGCCTTATATTGAAGCAGTTATAATGGAGATCAATCGATTATCATCAAACGGTatgaatatttcttatttatCCGATGAAAATTCGTTtcataacttaaaattgtttttcgAAATACACATAGTAATTATGCCTTTCGCAAAACAACGTATAACGTTGTGTGTGGATCGTGGGCCATGTGCGAGTTCATCGGTAAATATTGCAAAAACGATTTTCAGTTCCATTCACCGTTTCGCATACGAGTGAAAAGGAAACCACACTGCTTGGCTTCACTATTCCAAAGAAAAGCGTTATACGAGCCAATCTGTACTCCGCCCATATGGACCCGAGATACTGGGAGGAGCCTCACGTGTTTAACCCGGACCGGTTTCTAAAGGATGAGAAGTTGATACGAAATCCGGCATATATGCCATTTGGAATAGGTAAATTCGGAATAgtattttcaacataatttagTAGTAGCAGTTAGGGCAATAGAAGTGTAATACTAAACTATTACCATAATTTTCAACAGCATTCATTGTCTACTATGTTAAaagtttttatttgaaacaaaatttgcAACCTAAAAAACATAACTGGATGCAACGGCTATTTGATGAGTTTTGAGGTCtttttggcaaagaaaaaaacGACTTAGTGTTGCACGTTGCAGTTtgtatgttgcgtacataaattTGAAACCATTGGTTTTTTTTCAGGACCACGTAAATGCGTCGCGCACAGAATGTCCGAGTTGATTCAGTTTGTAACATTTTCTAATTTGGTTCGACGCGTCTCGTTTGAAAGAGAAGATCCTAACGAAACACATACTTTCCAGCTAGTATACGAACAAGTCACTTCGCGACCAATTCCTTTTAAGACGATATCTACAGTGCTTTAATATCGCCTTGAAGTGGACATTAATGGCGTATTAGTTAGGCcttttaacatt from Dreissena polymorpha isolate Duluth1 chromosome 1, UMN_Dpol_1.0, whole genome shotgun sequence carries:
- the LOC127869420 gene encoding cytochrome P450 2U1-like, whose product is MINLPKWLQKIICKDIFLHHEKKKCAYDVIHKYTNDRIKERHENFNSNLIRDYADVHLNLKSETPSRDNYQVNSSFELMTTIFATGVVSISNALMWTILYMQEYPDVQNKCRDVLNEICGHSNVYWSDRKNVPYIEAVIMEINRLSSNVPFTVSHTSEKETTLLGFTIPKKSVIRANLYSAHMDPRYWEEPHVFNPDRFLKDEKLIRNPAYMPFGIGPRKCVAHRMSELIQFVTFSNLVRRVSFEREDPNETHTFQLVYEQVTSRPIPFKTISTVL